The following proteins come from a genomic window of Tepidiforma thermophila:
- a CDS encoding glycogen debranching N-terminal domain-containing protein: MSKARPIPAAGWLPVGEEPQPTGSITDCVILRNDGVSLVALPGGDIDAEEHEATGLYRCDTRHLSRFRLTLGGVAPILLDASQSGAIFSAVYTNPAMAEPGGRVVPARALVIRRRRVLGRGLVESLTVSNYHPDPQAVEVRLEVDADFHDIFEVRGFERRSPRPPVDAQAGRTGIRFRYAGADGTVRTTSVRFDPPPSSIGAGGALYRLVLEPRETVVLDIRVSTGEPGERQPVPQVIARVQREERTFLDEATRFQCDYEPLNDAVERALLDVRALRTGVDGTEFIAAGVPWFDTLFGRDSLVTGMFLAPWAPRLLRGALEVLARYQAEEHDPASDAAPGKVPHELRWGELARIGEVPFGRYYGSIDATPLFLVAAEEYLAWTGDRAAIERLWPNLRAAARWCLAELERHGGVVAYARESPAGLENQGWKDSHDAIRWPDGRLAEPPIALVEVQGYTLAALRAFVRMAALCGEPADGAEAAAGRLAALIEERFGDDALGYVLCLERGRTPVPTPASNPGHLLWLGDPLPARAAAFADRAFQSDLFSGWGVRTLASSVAGYNPLGYHTGSVWPHDNAILLAGLRRHGFDDLARALGTAFIEAALAFPAYRIPELYCGDPRELRLVPTPYPVASRPQAWSAASLPFVLATMLGVRPAGPRTLAITRPQLPGMVEWVRLRNLRVAGAGVDLAFRRGAAGVAVEVEGVRGDLAIVLSDRWPR, encoded by the coding sequence ATGTCGAAGGCGCGACCGATCCCCGCGGCGGGCTGGCTGCCGGTCGGCGAAGAACCGCAGCCGACGGGCTCGATTACCGACTGCGTGATCCTTCGGAACGACGGCGTTTCGCTCGTGGCGCTGCCGGGCGGCGATATCGATGCGGAGGAGCACGAGGCGACGGGGCTCTACCGTTGCGACACGCGCCACCTCTCGCGCTTCCGGCTGACGCTGGGCGGCGTGGCGCCGATCCTGCTCGATGCGAGCCAGTCGGGCGCGATCTTCTCGGCCGTGTACACGAACCCGGCGATGGCGGAACCGGGCGGGCGGGTGGTTCCGGCGCGGGCGCTCGTCATCCGCCGCCGGCGGGTGCTCGGCCGGGGGCTCGTCGAGAGCCTGACCGTTTCGAACTACCACCCGGACCCGCAGGCGGTCGAGGTGCGGCTCGAGGTCGATGCTGATTTCCACGACATCTTCGAGGTCCGCGGCTTCGAGCGGCGGAGCCCGCGGCCGCCGGTGGATGCGCAGGCGGGGCGGACGGGCATCCGCTTCCGGTACGCGGGGGCCGACGGCACGGTGCGGACGACCTCGGTGCGGTTCGACCCGCCGCCTTCGTCGATCGGCGCCGGCGGGGCGCTCTACCGGCTCGTGCTGGAGCCGCGGGAGACGGTGGTGCTCGACATCCGGGTGAGCACGGGCGAACCGGGGGAGCGCCAGCCGGTGCCGCAGGTGATTGCGCGGGTGCAGCGCGAGGAGCGGACCTTCCTCGACGAGGCGACGCGCTTCCAGTGCGACTACGAGCCGCTGAACGACGCCGTGGAGCGCGCGCTGCTCGATGTGCGGGCCTTGCGGACGGGGGTGGACGGGACGGAGTTCATCGCGGCCGGGGTGCCCTGGTTCGATACGCTGTTCGGGCGCGACAGCCTGGTCACGGGTATGTTCCTGGCGCCGTGGGCGCCGCGGCTGCTGCGCGGGGCGCTGGAGGTGCTGGCCCGCTACCAGGCGGAGGAGCACGACCCTGCGAGCGACGCAGCCCCGGGCAAGGTTCCCCATGAGCTGCGCTGGGGCGAGCTGGCGCGCATCGGCGAGGTGCCCTTCGGCCGGTACTACGGCAGCATCGATGCGACCCCGCTCTTCCTGGTCGCGGCTGAGGAGTACCTGGCCTGGACGGGCGACCGGGCGGCGATCGAGCGGCTCTGGCCGAACCTCCGGGCGGCGGCCCGCTGGTGCCTGGCCGAACTGGAGCGGCACGGGGGCGTGGTGGCCTATGCCCGGGAGTCTCCTGCGGGGCTGGAGAACCAGGGGTGGAAGGACTCGCACGACGCGATCCGCTGGCCGGATGGGCGGCTCGCCGAGCCGCCGATTGCCCTTGTCGAGGTGCAGGGCTACACGCTGGCGGCGCTGCGGGCGTTCGTGCGGATGGCGGCGCTCTGCGGCGAGCCCGCCGACGGCGCCGAAGCTGCCGCCGGCCGGCTGGCGGCGCTCATCGAGGAGCGGTTCGGCGACGATGCCCTCGGTTACGTGCTCTGCCTCGAGCGGGGGCGGACGCCGGTGCCGACGCCGGCTTCGAACCCGGGCCACCTCCTCTGGCTGGGCGACCCGCTGCCCGCGCGGGCGGCCGCCTTCGCCGACCGCGCCTTCCAGTCGGACCTGTTCAGCGGCTGGGGCGTACGGACGCTGGCGTCGTCGGTGGCTGGCTACAACCCGCTCGGCTACCACACGGGCTCCGTCTGGCCGCACGACAACGCGATCCTGCTCGCCGGGCTGCGGCGGCACGGTTTCGACGACCTTGCGCGGGCGCTGGGGACGGCGTTCATCGAGGCGGCGCTCGCCTTCCCGGCCTACCGCATCCCCGAGCTGTACTGCGGCGACCCGCGGGAGCTGCGGCTGGTGCCCACGCCGTACCCGGTCGCTTCGCGGCCGCAGGCGTGGTCGGCGGCGAGCCTGCCGTTCGTGCTGGCGACGATGCTGGGGGTGCGCCCGGCCGGGCCGCGCACGCTCGCAATCACCCGCCCGCAGCTGCCGGGGATGGTCGAGTGGGTGCGGCTGCGGAACCTCCGGGTGGCCGGCGCCGGGGTCGACCTCGCCTTCCGGCGGGGCGCGGCCGGGGTCGCGGTGGAGGTCGAAGGGGTGCGGGGCGACCTCGCCATCGTGCTCTCCGACCGGTGGCCGCGGTAG
- a CDS encoding major capsid protein → MALTLIEAAKLSNDTLLAGVIETIAQESPVLQRLPFIEIVGNGLTYNRENVPPSAAFYDVGDDWDESTPTFTQATATLKILGGDADIDNFLKATRSNLQDLEAAIVQLKAKAVQALFDDTFINGNAAANPRSFDGIDRLCDPAQVVSMGPNGGTLTLAKLDELIDRVRGGKPDLLLMSRRSRRTLNEIARASGGFLEADRDEFGRMVQYYDGIPIGLNDYIADDQAVGTSTDCSTIYAMQFGEGGLAGLTAPGGLTVERVGSLETKDASRIRVKWYAGLALFNSVKLAKLVGVRP, encoded by the coding sequence TTGGCACTCACCCTCATCGAAGCCGCGAAGCTCAGCAACGATACCCTCCTCGCCGGCGTCATCGAGACGATCGCGCAGGAAAGCCCCGTCCTCCAGCGCCTCCCCTTCATCGAAATCGTCGGCAACGGCCTCACCTACAACCGCGAGAACGTCCCCCCGTCGGCCGCCTTCTACGATGTCGGCGACGACTGGGACGAGAGCACCCCCACCTTCACCCAGGCCACCGCCACCCTCAAGATCCTCGGCGGCGACGCCGACATCGATAACTTCCTCAAGGCCACCCGCTCCAACCTCCAGGACCTCGAGGCCGCCATCGTCCAGCTCAAGGCGAAGGCCGTCCAGGCGCTCTTCGACGATACCTTCATCAACGGCAACGCCGCCGCCAACCCGCGCAGCTTCGACGGCATCGACCGCCTCTGCGACCCGGCCCAGGTGGTCTCCATGGGCCCCAACGGCGGCACCCTCACCCTCGCGAAGCTCGATGAGCTGATCGACCGCGTCCGCGGCGGCAAGCCCGACCTCCTCCTCATGAGCCGCCGCTCCCGCCGCACCCTCAACGAGATCGCCCGCGCCTCCGGCGGCTTCCTCGAAGCCGACCGCGACGAGTTCGGCCGCATGGTCCAGTACTACGACGGCATCCCCATCGGCCTGAACGACTACATCGCCGACGACCAGGCGGTCGGCACCAGCACCGACTGCAGCACCATCTACGCCATGCAGTTCGGCGAGGGCGGCCTCGCCGGGCTCACCGCCCCCGGCGGCCTCACCGTCGAGCGGGTCGGCAGCCTCGAAACGAAGGACGCCAGCCGCATCCGCGTGAAGTGGTACGCCGGCCTCGCCCTCTTCAACTCCGTCAAACTCGCCAAGCTCGTCGGCGTCCGTCCGTAA
- a CDS encoding sensor domain-containing diguanylate cyclase — MRGGRFGWLLRALGRGPVLPLAVAAAGVIATALLTAQLQAEGAARDRERLAAEAAQAVQRLETRLAAYESVLLGGAALFGASEEVTAEEWRGFVEGMRVGQRYPGFRSVGYAAVVPESELPAFAARLGPGGTPAEVRPVPGSGPAAGPAWVVQYVEPLEENRGSLGVRFDGAPVQRAAALAAARSGSMQMTGTVPLVRDGAPGFILFVPVYGERPAPFDAEGRERATAGWVFAVFAQEEFYRAALGVMAPEVEITVFDDSAAEGPMLFATGGQAGEELAVRRAVLGGRVVRLEVRPGAAFPVSNAALADTVAAAGTLLTVLLAGTAWLLVTWRRRAEALAARRTKELGEALALQRAIVDGAGLAILATDGQGRITRANPAAEALLGMSAEELRALPSVGHLAALGTGRGLAALIAELRPGVSIQREWLYRRPGGELLTIWVTISALPGEGGAPGGFVFIGRDVTAEREAERDRDRVFAYSIDMLAIVTGRGRFKRVSPAWERTLGWKPEELIGQSLWHFVHPDDREEQIARARAVLEGRDACDLRGRFRHADGSWRWVSFNASAATDDESYVVARDITDIVRAEEEMEETMEVLRANAVALEEQAAELDRLRIEAEYLANHDALTGALNRRAWFHQAAIHSPTAIAIFDIDYFKKINDTYGHPAGDVVLREVARRLEAAAGEAGVVGRIGGEEFAVFFTVPATEAKEIALRCVGEVAREPVAIGGGLELQVTVSGGFAPWQPAPEDRPLDALSVTYEAADRALYRAKEAGRHRLAAA; from the coding sequence GTGCGAGGGGGCCGTTTCGGGTGGCTGCTGCGGGCGCTGGGGCGCGGGCCGGTGCTGCCGCTGGCGGTGGCTGCCGCGGGGGTCATCGCGACGGCGCTGCTGACGGCGCAGCTCCAGGCCGAGGGCGCGGCGCGGGACCGGGAGCGGCTGGCGGCGGAGGCGGCGCAGGCGGTGCAGCGGCTGGAGACGCGGCTGGCGGCCTACGAGAGCGTGCTGCTCGGCGGGGCGGCGCTCTTCGGCGCCTCGGAGGAGGTGACGGCGGAGGAGTGGCGCGGGTTCGTGGAGGGGATGCGGGTGGGGCAGCGGTACCCCGGGTTCCGGTCGGTGGGGTACGCGGCGGTGGTGCCGGAGTCGGAGCTGCCGGCGTTTGCGGCGCGGCTGGGGCCGGGGGGCACGCCGGCGGAGGTGCGGCCGGTGCCGGGGAGCGGGCCGGCGGCCGGGCCGGCGTGGGTGGTGCAGTACGTGGAGCCGCTGGAGGAGAACCGGGGTTCGCTGGGGGTGCGGTTCGATGGCGCGCCGGTGCAGCGGGCGGCGGCGCTGGCGGCGGCGCGCTCCGGGTCGATGCAGATGACGGGGACGGTGCCGCTGGTGCGCGACGGGGCGCCGGGGTTCATCCTCTTCGTGCCGGTGTACGGGGAGCGGCCGGCGCCGTTCGACGCCGAGGGGCGGGAGCGGGCGACTGCGGGGTGGGTGTTCGCGGTGTTCGCGCAGGAGGAGTTCTACCGGGCGGCGCTCGGGGTGATGGCGCCGGAGGTGGAGATTACGGTGTTCGATGACTCGGCTGCCGAGGGGCCGATGCTGTTCGCGACGGGGGGCCAGGCCGGGGAGGAGCTGGCGGTGCGGCGGGCGGTCCTGGGCGGCCGGGTGGTGCGCCTGGAGGTGCGGCCGGGGGCGGCATTCCCGGTGAGCAACGCGGCGCTGGCCGATACGGTGGCCGCGGCAGGCACGCTGCTGACGGTGCTGCTGGCGGGGACGGCGTGGCTGCTGGTGACCTGGCGGCGCCGGGCGGAGGCGCTGGCGGCGCGGCGGACGAAGGAGCTGGGGGAGGCGCTGGCGCTGCAGCGGGCGATCGTGGATGGTGCGGGGCTGGCGATCCTGGCGACCGACGGGCAGGGGCGGATCACGCGGGCGAACCCGGCGGCGGAGGCGCTGCTCGGGATGTCGGCGGAGGAGCTGCGGGCGCTGCCGTCGGTGGGGCACCTGGCTGCGCTGGGCACCGGGCGGGGGCTGGCAGCGCTCATCGCGGAGCTGCGGCCGGGCGTGAGCATCCAGCGGGAGTGGCTCTACCGGCGGCCGGGCGGGGAGCTGCTGACCATCTGGGTGACGATCTCGGCGCTGCCGGGCGAGGGCGGGGCGCCGGGCGGGTTCGTGTTCATCGGGCGGGATGTGACGGCCGAACGGGAGGCCGAGCGGGACCGCGACCGGGTGTTCGCCTACTCGATCGATATGCTGGCGATCGTGACCGGGCGGGGGCGGTTCAAGCGGGTGAGCCCGGCCTGGGAGCGGACGCTGGGGTGGAAGCCGGAGGAGCTGATCGGCCAGAGCCTGTGGCACTTCGTGCACCCCGACGACCGGGAGGAGCAGATTGCGCGGGCGCGGGCGGTGCTCGAAGGGCGGGACGCGTGCGACCTGCGTGGGCGGTTCCGGCATGCCGACGGGAGCTGGCGCTGGGTGTCGTTCAACGCCTCCGCGGCGACGGACGACGAGAGCTACGTCGTGGCGCGGGATATCACCGACATCGTCCGGGCGGAGGAGGAGATGGAGGAAACGATGGAGGTGCTGCGGGCGAACGCGGTGGCGCTGGAGGAGCAGGCTGCGGAGCTGGACCGGCTGCGGATCGAGGCGGAATACCTTGCGAACCATGATGCGCTGACCGGGGCGCTGAACCGGCGGGCGTGGTTCCACCAGGCGGCGATCCACTCGCCGACGGCGATCGCGATCTTCGATATCGACTACTTCAAGAAGATCAACGACACGTACGGGCACCCGGCGGGCGATGTGGTGCTGCGGGAGGTCGCGCGGCGGCTGGAGGCGGCGGCCGGGGAGGCCGGGGTGGTGGGGCGGATCGGCGGGGAGGAGTTCGCGGTGTTCTTTACGGTGCCGGCGACGGAGGCGAAGGAGATTGCGCTGCGGTGCGTGGGCGAGGTCGCGCGCGAACCGGTGGCGATCGGGGGCGGGCTCGAGCTGCAGGTCACGGTGAGCGGCGGGTTTGCGCCGTGGCAGCCGGCCCCGGAGGACCGGCCGCTCGACGCGCTCTCGGTCACGTACGAGGCTGCGGACCGGGCGCTCTACCGGGCGAAGGAGGCGGGCCGCCACCGGCTGGCGGCGGCCTGA
- a CDS encoding choice-of-anchor K domain-containing protein: MTLALYGKSRRRQGALLAAALLAVLIATIGALVAQRDARAIDLVSASGTWTATMPPYTWLTCGHGLNTDTIRWGRTSDSGCGDVNNRSGYNWTGNSVSNISFGSEFLLGTFIHYNNPIWGTSPTSVTLGLQLVFTSPNHTVNLSVQFQHHETDNLADPCAYSGPGIDNSEGCADRVLLPSLADQPFQIGDNLYILEFTGFNLLSSPSDSCPATKNEGGFSQTNIDRLYTKEDATNKACVYAKLTLKQPVVTVEKSAVSGSVSVGSDIKFKITAKNSGQPDATGWTLTDTLPSGYTWTVESPASGCSISGTTLTCSNITIPRGTPNQPGTFEVVVKASTKGKGCGTVTNDKATLTKGNETRESGSASVQVTGCGTIIIKKVVAGQGSSPTDTFTAAVNNENGSAGDKSGISFSQSSPYTHTFGGHSSGNDFIVTETALPANYQLLATWEGSGNANCPAVGSNKWDSNNPQNGERITNLGSDTKTVCFLNVKVTATRCTDLGLTLIDKFNFNNNTYQWESGSGTPGRQVTIFGGTATGGSWTSTVPIGAVIVKGGSGPVAYKIFPFPPPYPADTMIGSFDNTGLVNWGGNTPAVSHVEFCQRTSTPKGNIIVGKVKDPTAGVPNADGSQFSGTISGPTNTTWGPITFGGFTSAIQVNAGTTYSLNETGTENGWTPYGWALGSYTNNQAACPSDKNSYTAGSSISNVTVTANQTTVVCVMNTKTAQTPSISKTRATEGVSGGYAYWDISVANPENFSQTVEIHDSGATYVSHSGGTCSDTDFSDGKITCSVNANATLTVKVKKAVTPQCKPTEVNNTAAVYLVPANGGEKTLIGSAGGDNDTKYTIPADEKKCGLPTITKQASQASEVSDPADIAWVVTVTNPNGTNGITRNVWIKDQNVTVTSGPAYTGKAECKPDSGQPFEQALTSANGVYCTMPAGSSITFTVKPAKTPERACKDQTFTNTVELYLAGDPPTRLGEASSTITLLGDPKLCTRTIKVCKILEDNRDGYKRPAGTFTLTVNDGSQTTQHALDAAEGGQPACTAVTVPANATITVGETATRPADWNGDADGYPKVTQDGYTFTVTNKEKPIEVTVTFVKKICETFKDVPKNPGTDYVHVGAPVVQETVAALGDTEGKCTTVNDWEFEIWSSTTSNPSWPADTPSGGALLQKAGVGPNVLNSDALTELLNSPSKRLFVKENYQAGYMFAALKCEGDTYNNDNWEWIFWSAAKDGQVTCTAYNVPATKTITITKTWVGDSSITEEDYPTFQGLPEGVTCTGPQPSSPSGTPPVVTGTWTCTVPYSWEGQVTEVPATGWEQCTYPEAVPLNGGREQALQAATIVPLDTWLFTNCKQPSIVVKKVVTNVENDTTQFTVTLTGGESSQTGQIAEAGPVNASFTNLSITNNYTVTESGQNGYQVLGWAFANDGTCPAQPTQTGATANVGSLNAGETKTICFYNERFGNVVVDKQAPAGAVTPGTTFEWTISVSVANGPTSSVLTLTDTLPAGFTYGTPTADSPLSCTLTGLSLSCTLPQGTGIGTYKVTIPATVPTNDFDVCGETTNTVSFSGAGTQGTDSAAVDIGCVASDGRILVRKVVKGQPGDTTSFTAELTGPGITGTATQDFSQQTPGLFPGLSAGTFTVSEEPKDGYAYLGWAYGTISGDSVTCPANPTGTGSATATLSNMSPQAAICFYNEARVTIRVHKTLNVVGFTSDGQGWEFTLTGCGITPQKKTTDASGIAEFTDLPPAIGCQYTVTETVQPGWTPQFVSQTAQPVAGGQVVTLEFLNIRNFDPPCVDPNDPRCEPPPPPSTPTPTPTTPETPTPTPTGATSTPTPTGTTPPTNTPTATPTNTPVTQVAGERTPGPGASPTPLAPATGYGFGTAQGGMSLLLVLAGLVSLSLGLGFLALGRRTNR, encoded by the coding sequence ATGACACTCGCACTCTACGGAAAAAGCCGACGGCGCCAGGGCGCACTTCTTGCCGCCGCCCTCCTCGCCGTCCTCATCGCCACCATCGGCGCCCTCGTCGCACAACGCGACGCCCGGGCGATCGACCTCGTAAGCGCCAGCGGCACCTGGACCGCCACTATGCCGCCCTACACATGGCTTACCTGCGGGCATGGGCTGAACACCGACACGATCCGCTGGGGCAGGACATCTGATTCCGGCTGCGGAGACGTCAACAACCGCTCCGGCTACAACTGGACCGGCAACTCGGTCTCGAACATCAGCTTCGGGTCGGAATTCTTGCTCGGCACGTTTATCCATTACAACAATCCGATCTGGGGCACATCGCCGACGTCGGTCACCCTGGGCCTGCAGCTCGTCTTTACCAGCCCGAACCACACCGTCAACCTTTCGGTGCAGTTCCAACATCATGAGACGGACAACCTTGCCGACCCGTGCGCTTACTCCGGCCCGGGCATCGACAACTCGGAGGGCTGCGCCGACCGCGTCCTCCTGCCGTCGCTCGCAGATCAGCCGTTCCAGATCGGCGACAACCTTTACATCCTCGAGTTCACCGGCTTCAACCTGCTCTCAAGCCCGTCGGACTCCTGCCCCGCGACGAAGAACGAGGGCGGCTTCTCGCAGACCAACATCGACCGGCTCTACACGAAAGAGGACGCCACCAACAAGGCCTGCGTCTACGCGAAGCTGACGCTCAAGCAGCCGGTCGTCACCGTGGAGAAGTCGGCAGTCTCCGGCTCCGTCAGCGTCGGGAGCGACATCAAGTTCAAAATCACCGCGAAGAACTCCGGCCAGCCGGACGCGACTGGCTGGACGCTCACCGACACCCTCCCGAGCGGCTATACCTGGACCGTTGAATCCCCGGCGAGCGGCTGCAGCATCTCCGGGACGACGCTCACCTGCAGCAACATCACCATCCCCCGGGGGACGCCAAACCAGCCCGGAACATTCGAGGTCGTGGTCAAGGCATCGACGAAGGGCAAAGGCTGCGGCACCGTCACCAACGACAAGGCGACCCTGACCAAGGGCAATGAAACGCGCGAGTCCGGCTCCGCCTCCGTCCAGGTGACCGGCTGCGGCACCATCATCATCAAGAAGGTGGTCGCCGGCCAGGGCTCCAGCCCCACCGACACGTTCACCGCTGCGGTAAATAATGAGAACGGTTCCGCCGGGGACAAGAGCGGCATCAGCTTCAGCCAGAGCTCGCCGTACACCCACACCTTCGGCGGCCATAGTAGTGGCAATGATTTCATCGTCACGGAGACGGCGCTCCCGGCCAACTACCAGCTCCTCGCCACTTGGGAAGGCAGCGGTAACGCGAATTGCCCGGCTGTCGGCTCGAACAAATGGGACTCCAACAACCCGCAGAACGGCGAGCGCATCACGAACCTCGGCAGCGACACGAAAACGGTCTGCTTCCTGAACGTCAAGGTCACCGCAACAAGGTGCACCGACCTTGGCCTCACGCTGATCGACAAGTTCAACTTCAACAACAACACCTACCAGTGGGAGAGCGGCAGCGGTACACCCGGCCGGCAGGTCACCATCTTCGGCGGCACCGCAACCGGCGGCAGCTGGACCTCGACGGTCCCGATCGGCGCCGTCATCGTCAAGGGCGGCTCCGGCCCGGTGGCGTATAAGATCTTCCCCTTCCCGCCGCCCTATCCGGCCGACACCATGATCGGCAGCTTCGATAACACGGGGCTCGTCAACTGGGGCGGCAACACCCCGGCCGTCTCTCACGTCGAGTTCTGCCAGCGCACCTCGACCCCCAAGGGCAACATCATCGTCGGCAAGGTGAAGGACCCGACCGCCGGCGTCCCCAACGCCGACGGCTCCCAGTTCAGCGGCACCATCTCCGGGCCGACCAACACCACCTGGGGCCCCATCACCTTCGGCGGCTTCACCAGCGCCATCCAGGTGAATGCCGGCACCACCTACAGCCTCAACGAAACCGGCACCGAGAACGGCTGGACGCCGTACGGCTGGGCCCTCGGCAGCTACACCAACAACCAGGCCGCCTGCCCGAGCGACAAGAACAGCTACACCGCCGGCAGCTCCATCAGCAACGTCACGGTCACTGCCAACCAGACCACCGTCGTCTGCGTGATGAACACCAAGACGGCACAGACCCCCAGTATCTCCAAGACCAGGGCGACCGAGGGTGTCTCCGGCGGCTACGCCTACTGGGACATCAGCGTCGCCAACCCCGAGAACTTCTCCCAGACGGTCGAGATCCACGACAGCGGCGCTACCTACGTCAGCCACAGCGGTGGCACCTGCTCCGACACCGACTTCTCCGACGGGAAGATCACCTGCTCGGTCAACGCCAACGCCACGCTGACCGTCAAGGTGAAGAAGGCGGTCACGCCGCAGTGCAAGCCCACCGAGGTCAACAACACCGCCGCGGTGTACCTCGTGCCGGCCAACGGCGGCGAGAAGACGCTCATCGGCAGCGCCGGCGGCGATAACGACACCAAGTACACCATCCCCGCCGACGAAAAGAAGTGCGGCCTCCCCACCATCACCAAGCAGGCCAGCCAGGCCTCCGAGGTCAGCGACCCTGCTGACATCGCCTGGGTCGTCACCGTCACCAACCCGAACGGCACCAACGGCATCACCCGCAACGTCTGGATTAAGGACCAGAACGTCACCGTGACCTCCGGCCCGGCCTACACCGGCAAAGCGGAATGCAAGCCGGACAGCGGCCAACCGTTCGAGCAGGCGCTGACCAGCGCGAACGGCGTCTACTGCACCATGCCCGCAGGCTCCAGCATCACCTTCACGGTCAAGCCGGCCAAGACTCCCGAGCGCGCCTGCAAGGACCAGACGTTCACCAACACCGTCGAGCTCTACCTGGCAGGCGACCCGCCGACCAGGCTCGGAGAGGCTTCCTCGACCATCACCCTCCTCGGCGACCCGAAGCTCTGCACCAGGACCATCAAGGTCTGCAAGATCCTCGAGGACAACCGCGACGGGTACAAGCGGCCGGCAGGCACCTTCACCCTCACCGTCAACGACGGCAGCCAGACAACGCAGCACGCGCTCGATGCCGCCGAGGGCGGCCAGCCCGCCTGCACGGCCGTGACCGTCCCCGCGAACGCCACGATCACCGTCGGCGAAACCGCCACCCGCCCGGCCGACTGGAACGGCGACGCCGACGGCTACCCGAAGGTTACCCAGGACGGCTACACCTTCACCGTCACCAACAAAGAGAAGCCGATCGAGGTGACGGTGACCTTCGTCAAGAAGATCTGCGAAACTTTCAAAGACGTCCCGAAGAACCCCGGGACCGACTACGTCCACGTCGGCGCGCCCGTCGTGCAGGAGACCGTGGCGGCGCTCGGCGATACCGAAGGCAAATGCACGACGGTCAACGACTGGGAGTTCGAGATCTGGTCCTCGACGACGTCGAACCCGTCGTGGCCGGCAGACACTCCCTCGGGTGGGGCTCTGCTCCAGAAGGCCGGGGTCGGGCCGAACGTGCTGAATTCGGACGCACTCACCGAACTCCTCAACAGCCCGTCTAAGCGGCTGTTCGTCAAGGAGAACTACCAGGCCGGCTACATGTTCGCCGCGCTCAAGTGCGAGGGCGACACCTACAACAACGACAACTGGGAGTGGATTTTCTGGAGCGCGGCGAAGGACGGGCAGGTCACCTGCACTGCCTACAACGTCCCCGCCACCAAGACCATCACCATCACGAAGACCTGGGTCGGCGACAGCAGCATCACCGAAGAGGACTACCCGACCTTCCAGGGCCTCCCGGAAGGTGTTACGTGCACCGGCCCGCAGCCCTCGTCTCCGTCCGGCACCCCGCCGGTCGTCACCGGCACCTGGACCTGCACCGTGCCCTACAGCTGGGAAGGCCAGGTCACCGAAGTGCCCGCCACGGGGTGGGAGCAGTGCACCTACCCGGAAGCGGTGCCGCTGAATGGCGGCCGCGAGCAGGCTCTCCAGGCTGCGACCATCGTGCCCCTCGACACCTGGCTTTTCACGAACTGCAAGCAGCCGTCCATCGTCGTCAAGAAGGTCGTCACCAACGTCGAGAACGACACCACCCAGTTCACCGTCACCCTCACCGGCGGCGAGAGCTCCCAGACCGGCCAGATCGCCGAAGCGGGCCCGGTGAACGCCAGCTTCACCAACCTCTCGATCACCAACAATTACACCGTCACCGAAAGCGGCCAGAACGGCTACCAGGTCCTCGGCTGGGCGTTCGCCAACGACGGCACCTGCCCGGCGCAGCCGACGCAAACCGGGGCAACCGCCAACGTTGGGTCCCTGAACGCCGGCGAAACGAAGACCATCTGCTTCTACAACGAGCGCTTCGGCAACGTCGTCGTCGATAAGCAGGCGCCCGCGGGCGCCGTCACCCCCGGCACCACCTTCGAGTGGACCATCTCGGTCAGCGTCGCCAACGGCCCGACCTCCTCGGTGCTGACCCTTACCGACACCCTGCCGGCCGGTTTCACCTACGGCACGCCGACCGCCGACTCGCCGCTGAGCTGCACGCTCACGGGCCTGTCGCTCTCCTGCACGCTCCCGCAGGGCACAGGGATCGGCACCTACAAGGTCACCATCCCGGCCACCGTCCCGACCAACGACTTCGACGTCTGCGGCGAGACGACGAACACCGTCTCCTTCTCCGGCGCCGGCACCCAGGGCACCGACAGCGCCGCGGTGGACATCGGCTGCGTCGCCAGCGACGGCCGCATCCTCGTCCGCAAGGTCGTGAAGGGCCAGCCCGGCGACACCACGTCGTTCACCGCCGAGCTCACCGGCCCCGGCATCACCGGCACGGCCACCCAGGATTTCAGCCAGCAGACGCCCGGCCTCTTCCCCGGGCTCTCCGCCGGCACCTTCACCGTCAGCGAGGAGCCGAAGGACGGCTACGCCTACCTCGGCTGGGCCTACGGCACCATCTCCGGCGATAGCGTCACCTGCCCGGCCAACCCGACCGGCACCGGCAGCGCCACCGCCACCCTGAGCAATATGTCGCCGCAGGCCGCCATCTGCTTCTACAACGAAGCGCGCGTCACCATCCGCGTCCACAAGACGCTCAACGTCGTCGGCTTCACGTCCGACGGCCAGGGCTGGGAGTTCACCCTCACCGGCTGCGGCATCACCCCGCAGAAGAAGACCACCGACGCCAGCGGCATCGCCGAGTTCACCGACCTGCCGCCGGCCATCGGCTGCCAGTACACCGTCACCGAAACCGTCCAGCCCGGCTGGACCCCGCAGTTCGTCTCGCAGACGGCCCAGCCCGTCGCGGGCGGCCAGGTCGTCACCCTCGAGTTCCTGAACATCCGGAACTTCGACCCGCCGTGCGTCGACCCGAACGACCCGCGCTGCGAGCCGCCGCCTCCGCCGAGCACGCCCACGCCCACGCCGACGACGCCTGAGACGCCGACGCCGACGCCGACAGGCGCCACGTCGACGCCGACCCCGACGGGCACGACCCCGCCGACCAACACCCCGACCGCGACGCCGACGAACACGCCGGTGACGCAGGTCGCGGGTGAGCGGACGCCGGGTCCGGGCGCCTCGCCGACGCCGCTGGCGCCGGCCACGGGCTACGGCTTCGGCACCGCCCAGGGCGGCATGAGCCTCCTGCTTGTGCTCGCCGGCCTGGTCAGCCTCAGCCTCGGCCTCGGGTTCCTCGCCCTCGGCCGGCGCACCAACCGGTAA